The Ptiloglossa arizonensis isolate GNS036 chromosome 9, iyPtiAriz1_principal, whole genome shotgun sequence nucleotide sequence GACTGTTCATCGATTGCAAGGTCACCGAGCTTGCGCCCGTGCAACGCTCTTGTGCCTGTGTACCTATCTCTCCGATCGCACTTTAGAATTGATTGCTACTCGTTAAAAAAACGACAATGAAATTGTAGAGGAAATTGACGTTCTATACAGTCGTGCTTCGAAGCTGAAGACAATGGAACGAATCGAAGGGTTGACTCGAGTTGGCGCGTAGAATATACATAGTTACACCGTGAATTGCGTCTAGTTGGTAAAACATTCTTTCACGTGTACGGgtttctttatttcttattATACAAAATACTATTAAAACGATTGCTTATTATGCAATGGCTGTTCGTAGGAAACTCAAGTAAGCCAATGAAGTTTTAAGGACCTGTAAGGAAACGTTCGTCTTAATAGTTTTGGATTAAATTTGGAGTGATTTCGATGCTTGTGCGACACGAATCGGATAGTTGCGAAAACTCACTTTTCCAAAAGTATCCAAGTTTAAATCGAGTACTCCGCCGGCACTGATCTTTGCCGGAGAACTCGAAATGGCGATGATCAGGACGAGGCTACGTATCGTTTCGACGGGCAAATTGTACCAATCGATCGTAAAACACGATATTCCGATACTACTGCTCTATAGTGTATAAAAATGATGACTGGTTTATGCAAAATTAAACAAACGATATTATTTCGAAATCGTACGTACCCACTGGTATAAATGACTTATGTAAATATACGATAAAGTGTACCTTTTCCATTAAGAGTTCGCCAATGTAGCacagtataaatatattaaacgtcAGAGATATCAGTATAAGAGTATACGTTGTAAGGCCAATCGTATTTCCCTCCTCCCAATCCTGTCGTAAAGGTTAACATCTCGTGAACTTTCGATAGCAACAAATTTACGAAATTGTGCAAAATACGTATTAAGATTCCAACAATTGGattattttatgtataaataCGATATTCGGTACTCTGCGAAAGTCGCGGACCACTCGGATTACTCTAACATCTTACGGTTCATCGAAGCACCAACGACGCGTTACATATCGCGGTGTAGAGGCTTTCGCAGAGTACTGTATCCGTCGTACACTATTTTTGACGCGTTAATTAGAAATAAAGGTAATCTTATTTTCAAAATGATGATCGTCAGCGCACCATTATGCAATAATACTCGACCATACATATCACGCAAGTAGAGGAAAGGAATTCCAAGAAGCACACTTCTTGAAGAATTACTTCTACCTTTGCCGAAAATCTGCAATGGTGCGTAATACATATACGTTGCCCAACGATAGATTAATTTTATGGTATTCGTAAACGGTACCTCAATGTTCGTAGGTGGTGTTCGATGATTTCTATTAATCGTCCTCTCGGATTGGAGTTCTGCTCGCGATCAACGAGATTATCCAAACGGGACAAAGCGATCTCGATCTGTCCGCAAATGTGCGTCGCGAACAACGCGGCTAATCCGCAAACACTGATCGTCACGGAATAGATCACGTATCCGCACATGCAATGCACGACGTACACTAATTCGTAAACTGGACTTTTTTGCACATCGATCAGAGCGCTGTACGTGGGATAGACCAGCGGTCTGATCGTGCGATTGTTTTCATCGATATACGTGCCGATCGCGTATGGCAAAACCGTATGGTAGATACTGCCACCGGTATACACGAACACGAGGCAGATTATCGTCAGATTTCGACTCATATTCCCGTACTTTAGCATCAATTCGCGATCTCTGAACAACTCCACCTGCCACATTGTTTCCAGTTTCCCTGATTTATTGGGAGATTCGGGAGACTTTAATCAATTTTGTGCGTGTCTCGGATGAAACTCTTTGAATGTTCGTCGGGGTTGTGCGTTCAAGAAGATAAAAATACAATAGCATAGAAAACATTACAAATTCACGAAGAGTAGAATCTCGATAGATGCAGCTTCGATACTTGCACACGAATGTGACCACGCTTGGTTAgatagaaacgagagaaaagaaagtatTTGATTCGAGATGAACGCAGATCATTTGTATGGGAGCGACGATAATATAAGAGATCGAGCGTAGACCATAGGTAGCGGATATATATCGTGGAAATGGGATTCCGTCTAATTTGATCGATTTCCTCGATGGTTCCCTCATGATCTTGATTCTTACGCAAATTTTCAACCCATTTCTTGCAACTATCGAGATTCTGTTCTTCCAAGGTAGAACAATCCAGTTACAAGATACAAGAAAATCTGTACGTATCGTTAGTACGAACTTTGATACGTGGATCGTACATATAGTATACTACAAGGACCAAAAAATTTGTCTATACACGGGAGACATCGTACAAGTATTGTTGCAGTTTGCGTACAATTAACAGTCTTTCGTGAATTTTGATTAACAAAGTTACTAACCTGCTTCCAATCAGTCTGCATCTGTTCGATGCAGTCCTCGATCTTCGGTCTACGCATCGTGAGAGCCCAGTATTTCAACACCGTTATTAAGCAGAATATTTGGAAACCAAAAAGTTTCAATTGTAACATCTTATCCTTTACCTCGAACGCGATGTACAAGAGGCACGGTACTATCGCGAAGAACAGTACCGAGTTACAGATTCCAAACACGATATTCGATTGAAAGCGCCTAGCTCCTTTCAGCAGAGATGGCCAAATCCCAAGGGTGTTGAGAATCCACCTGCTGTGCTTTAAAACGTGAACGATATCTTTCTCGTAATTCAGATTTAACGGTTTCGCTGCGTTCCCGTTTTGCACGGGGACCGTTACGATCATGTTCGCCGATGCAGAACTCGAAAACGACTGTTTACCAGCGACCAGCAGCATTGATTGCAAGGTCATCGAGCTTGCGTCCGTGCAACGCTGCTGTGTGCGTACATCTCACTGATTGCACTTTAGAATCGATTTACTACTTGTTAGAGAAGTAATAGTACGGAATTACAGAAAAAGCTGAGGTTCTATAGAGTCGTGCTTCGATGCCCAAGAGAATGGAACAGATCGAAGCGATAGCATATGCATAAGTGCACGAGGATTAAGCGTTTTTACTTTTCGACCGGTTTACCACTTCTATATACCTTTGTACAGTGCTCACGTGTACTTTGCAtattatttctaaatatttccaaagtacAGGTAAGTATACTGGGTATATTTTGTGTGTACATTTTGTTTTAAAGTTATCGTTGACCGAACGTTTGCAAAATGTTTTCTTACTTGTAACTTTATCGTCCAATTTGTTCTGTACTTCGTATAGATGTTCGAGCTGAATTCCGGGCAGTACGAGTGTTGCGAATGAATTAAAACCTTTCTTGAAACGATATGTTAAAGAATATCAAGCATCACGATGATAATACGTATGAGATATTCGGTAACTCTCCGAAGTAAATTCGAATAAACTATCCAAGTCTACAGGACCTGAAAAATAATCTTCAGCGTTCAAACGTCATCGTTCACACTACGAATTCACGTCAGAAACCAGGAAACACCTATCGAGTGGaaggtatttaaaatttaaaaataattcgaatattttcttagCCGTAAGTTTAGGCGGATAAAGCGATATAATTATACACGAGCAAAATCAAAATGCAGCTAGTTTTTTGTACAGAAAGGAGTAACACCGCAAAGATAGAATATTAAAACACAGGTAGATGTCTTAAATTATTAGTTACGTTACCAATGGAATCTTTTTAAGCCTGCTCACGTAACCATAGATCAAAAGTAACTCACCGATCACACGTCTATATGATTACGTCAATGTGGAGAGTTTAGATTAGTTAAGTGCGACGATATCAATACTCGTTTGCAATGACAaagcataaatataaataacacgGACAAATGATTAAATTTACAACGAAAACGATACGTTTAATGCAAAATTCACTAATTCCGATAATCTGTAAAGGATTAATCTGATCGCGCAATGACAATTGCATTACGATATTAGTACACGACAAGTATTTAGTACTAATTGGAGACTGTCCgaagtaaatttaaataaaccaCGGAAGTCTGCAACACCTGAAAAATAATCTTTAGCGATCATTTATTTTTCCCAATATAATTCAAATTAGATAAGAAAGAAGGAAGTACCTACAGAGCCGAAGGTACACAGAGATAATTCAAATATCTTTCCAGCCGTAAGTTTAGGTGGATAGAGTGATACGGTACTCAGGAGAATAAGATCGCAAGCTTCCTTTGGCGCTAATTTGTACCATTCGACTTCGTACGAGGCCGGACCAATTTGGCTACACTGATGGGAGATTACTGTTTATTACGGCGGCAATCGGTttgaaaatgatagaaaagaaatttgtaagaaaaataCGCGAAAACGATGCAGCATCGTTGGAAACGCTTAACGTAATTAGAAAATACAAATTGAATACGAATCAATTATAAATACCTCTTCGGTTAGAGTTTCACCTATGTAACAAAATATCAATATATTGAAAATGAAGGAGGTCAGCAAAATGAAATACGTGATTATTGCGATCGCATCGCTATTTTCCCATTCCTAGGAACATGGTGACATCGATGAACACTTCCATTAATTGCGATGGAATTGatatatcaaattttaaattcaactAGATTCTGATTGATGTTGTTTTTACCATCAAGCAATAGTACTCAAGCAGACATATAATTAACGTAGATTCCACGATTTCCGCCAAACATATCTCGCGCAAAGCTTCTTCAATGTACCTGGAAAACCTAAAATGTTTATCGAAAGTGGTTACGGTGATTGATTATTCCTTACGAAATCGGACACATTTCGAAGTAACGTATcaaatttttttgaaatttagagCATtgtaatatttagaaatattgaaacgtATTTCCAAGGagttttcaacatttttcaacgaacaaaatttttcctcATCGTATTCTCGAAGCTTTAAATAACTTTGATATCGTAACAGCTaggataaattaaaaaattttgacgAACATATTTGAAAGAATACGAACACATTAGAAAGCGTCACTTGTTGTCGGTAAAACTTGCATTAAAATCTCAAGAGTCTCTTACCTCAACACCTCAACGTGATCTCGAACAATATTGGCCAAAGGATCTCGATGAGTACCTTTCGTCAACTTCGATTTGACCAAGTATTCCAATCGTGCAATCTGTATCCGTATCTGACCGCAGATGTGTGTTACAAAAATTACAGCCAAACTGAACGCAGCCGTTGTAACGCCATACTTGATAAAGCCGGAAAAACAGTGAATGGTAAATATGATTTCGTAGGTTGGACTAGATTGAGTATCGAAGAGTGTATCGTAGCCAGGGTACATCATCGGCCTTGCAGTGTAGTTCCCCTTAATCTTTCCTTTGGAAAAGAATTGCGTCATTATCTGAAACGACATACCACCAGTGCAAAGGAAAGTGGCACACAAAGCGATGAGATTGCGGCTGATGGATGCATGCTTCAACATGATGTTACGATGTTTCGTATTGTCCACAATTCTCCAGTCTCTCTCTACATGGACGATACATTGTGCGAAAACTTTTCCTTTCAGAACGAGATAACAGTATTTAAGCGTGGACGACAGGCAAAAGCCAACTGGACCAAGCAACTTCACTCGGGTATTCATACTGTTTTCTTCAAAAATGATATAGCAACCGGGAGGTATGAGAGAGAACAACAAATCGGAGAAACACGTTATCAGTAAAGCGACCGAAATAACTTTTTCCACTTTGCTGGTACGGCTATAAACTAGGGGCCAGATGCCAAGAAATTTAAGAACCCATCGACACATCTGTAGAACGTAATTTATATCATTTTCGTAGTTAGAGTTGTTGAGGAAATCGGCAGCTATGTTGCGTGGTCGGTAGTGCATTTTTACAAGCTAAGCCTGAGCCGTACACTGAACGACGCAACACTATGAGACTGTGAAAACGCAAGCGCGTAAATGTGATTAAACGCGTATTGCACAGCAGACGCGAGTGCGGACCAACTTCCCGGGGAAATAATTATCGACAGTTGTACACAGTAGTTTGCACATTCTTTATTCATAGAGCGATCGAACGATGAGAGAAGGGAAAGCGCAAACAATTCTAACTGAATTGTCATTCGTCCGCTGGATAATGTAACTCTTGTATTTTCACCCTTATCGCTGATTATTATCAGCCTGGTCGATTTAATACGATTAACATACAAAACGATGTTTATATACTTCGTTGATGCATGTTGCCTGCATTATTCGTTTTAACAACTATAAAAGTTATAAGAATGTATTTACATagataatgtatatatatgtacattatgcatatatacacatatatatttccTATTGATTCAGAAAACTCTTCAAACCGAATTTCACTCATGTAACAAAATATCAATACATTGAAAGTGAAGAATCACCAAAATGAATTACGCGATTATTACAACTACATCGCTATTTTCCTATTTTTAGGAACACGATGATATCGGTAAACACTTCCATTAATTACGATAAATCtgatatattaaattttaaatttaagcaGATTCTGATTCTGATTTTTTTATTATCAAGCAGTAGTATTCAAGCAGACACATAAGTAATGTACATTCCACGATTTCCGTCAAAGATATTTCGCGTAGAGTTTCTTTTACGTTCTTGGAAAacctaaaatatttaatacaagtGGTGTATTCACAGATGTCACAAATGAAGACGCAAAATCGGAGATTTTTCGGAGAAACGTATCTGGTTATTCGAAGAAAAGGAATATTTGAAGAAGagaatttatttaatacaaacTCCACTAGTCGCTAATGAAACCGGTCAACAGATGTTTTCGATAGAATATTCAATATTATATGAATCTCGATGGACACTGATTCTTGTTGACATTTAGCACTAATTATGATCCAGGAATCAAGAATATAAAAAATCTGTAAAAAGCTTAATTTGATAGAAGAATGATAATTGAAtcgcaataataatatatatgaaatatttgGTACCAATTAAGTAGTGACCGTCCgaagtaaatttaaataaactacGGAAGTCTGCAACACCTGAAAAACATTTTCATGTAGTAATTCATGGTTTTCAGATCGAGTTCAATTATCACAGGAAAAAGCACATACAGAGCCAAAGGTATATAGGGATAATTTGATCATTTTTCCGGCTGTAAGTTTTGGTGGGTAGAGTGATATAGCATTCATGAGAATAATATTACAAGCTTTCTTTGCTGGTAAAGTGTACCAGTCGATTTCATAAGAGGCTGGCCCAATTTGGCTGCACTAATGAaaagataatttttattatagaaGTAGTCGGTTTAAAAAAAGTTGGTAAACGATATCGTGAGAACGGCACGTAACGAGAGCACGGTGAAAACATAAATTGAATACAATATATGTACTTGTAAATACCTGTTCGGATAGAATTTCACCAATGTGGCAAAATATCATTATAATGAAAGTGAAGGAAATTAAATAGAGCACATACGTCGACATTGCAAAAGTATTCTGCCATTCCTAGAAATACGAATACAAACcataaatattgttaaataaatgtGTGTCTATGAGGAAATggatatacaaattttttaccttcaagCATAAGTATTCGAGTAAACATATAAGTAACGTAGACTCCACGAGTTGCGTCAAGCATAATTCACGCAAAGCTGCTTCAACGATTTTAGCAAAtctaaaatattctattttggCGATTTGTTACCACTCGTACATTCTAAAATGTGTAAAAGGAATTAATTACTCTTACCTTAAGATCTCACCGTGATCTCGAATAACGATGTCCAGTAGCTTAAGACGCGAttccttctcgttcttcttctcGACAAAATCTTCCAATCGTGCTATCTGTACCTGGATCTGTCCGCAGATGTGTGTTACAAAAATTACGGCCAAACTGAACGTAGCTGTCGTAACGGTGTATCTTATGAAGGCTGCGAGACACTgaatagaatatataatttcatagtTTGGACTAGATTGAACATCGAGAAATGCATCGTAGCCAGGATAAGTTAACGGCCTTGAAGTGGTGTTCCCTTTAACTCTTCCTTTGGAAAGAAATTGCGACACAGTGTTATACGATACACCGCCGGTGTATAGAAAAGCTGCACACAAGGTGATCAATTTTCGGCTGATGTTCGAATGTTTCAACATAATCGTACGATTCCTGGCGTTGTCCACCATTTTCCAGTCATTTTCCACGTGTGCGATACAATGTCTGAATACTGTACCTTTGACAACGAGGTAGAGGTATTTTATAGTCGACAACAGGCAGAAGCCGACTGGACCGATCAACTTCACTCTGATGTACAAGTTCTTCTCTACGAAAAGGACGTAGCGAAAAGGAGGTATCAGGGCGATCATCAAATTGGATAGAAACGTTATCAGtataacgaacgaaaaaaatttctcgaatttgctGGTACGATTGTAAACGAGTGGCCAGACGCCTAACATTTTAAGAACCCATCGACACATTGCTACGGTATAATTTATATCATTTTCGTATTGGGAGTTCTGGACTTGGACAATTCGATTGTGGCTTCGGTCACGCATGATGCCAACTGCGATGAACGTTGCAAACTGAACGATGGGGCACGAAGTGGATGCTATAATGTTGATAGAACGCAAGCGCGTAAACGTAATTACTCATGCATTGTACGATGCACGCGAGTTCAAAACAAGAAAGGGGCAAGCAATGGTCGATACTCTAAAACGGTTTTTTATACAGTATTTATTTATGGAATAGATCGAATGACGAGGGAAGACCATGCAGGCAATCCATGCAAGGAAATTCTCATTCGTCGGTTGGATAATGTCACTTTCGTATTTCTGATATTCAATGATCCagtaagtaaattttatttttaattttacacacCTTACCGTCTTTATCATTGATTCGTTGCTTCGATATCATTAATGTATGCTGCGTTCGTATTTTGCATTAATCCATATTACCTTTCGTATTCGAAAGGTGTACACGTGTAGAATGACAAGATTTACATTAATTTGTATATCGTATCATTGTATGCAATATATACTCAAGGCTGACTAAATGTACCGACACgatctaataaatattttattcctcgATTTGTAGAATTTCCTAAGTGAGGAGAACATCAGCAACTGTACCGTTGGTTCTATATCTACTGTAGATAATAGGAAGCACCATTTTCGTTAAAGGTACATACATAGATCTTTAAATTTTTATGCATGCAGAGAATCCGTAAGAATGTTTAATTTACTTTCTAtcgtgtacatatatacatacatatgcatTAGAGACAAACTTTTCCATAAAGTAACAATCTGCTTTAATTGACCGCAGTGTTTAACATGTTTCTATGTTTGTAAGATTAATACGCTCGTAGATATTTTGACGGCTTTCCCATTTTAAGTGTCGgtagatattttaatattgcGATTAGTAAAATGTTATCAAGGGTCTTCTTTTCCAGAAGAGCTTTCAATAGTTTATATAAAATCGCGAATATTGGGGATCATCTATTTACAGATAACTATTCGTTTATCATATGCTTGATCATTATACCACGTGCTTCAATGTTTTTTGTACTTACATCTCTTATTAATACGTTTCGAACGTAGCGTAGCTACTTTCCTGTAAAATAAGGAGTAATAATCGCAAATATGCAAAAATGAGACACGGGCGGATAACGTACAATATTGATTACattacgaatgaaatttttacaCGTTTGCTCAAAGACAAGCTGAACACGTGTCTTTATGATTGCGTCAGTGTGAAAAATTGATATTGCTAAGTGCATCGGTGAAACATATATTAAAAGATATAGGTATTCGTTTCCAGAAATAGAGTGTAGATAGATACACATAACAgagatgaaatataaaatatactacgaaaacgatttatttaatataaacttTACACACATGTTACCATTGTAAGATTCAGTGTTACCTATATGAATCTGGGTAGATgctttaatttttataacattTAGCACTAATTACGTACCCTGAATGAGGGGACTAGAGAatctgtaaaatatttatacgatagCAGAATAACAATACCATCGCGAcagaaatataaatgaaatatttgataCCGTTTAGGTAGTGACCGTCCGAAGTAAATTCAAATAAACTATCGAAGTCTGCAACACCTGAAAATCAGATTCATTTAGTCAATCGTCATTCTCGGATTGAGTTCAAttactataaaaaaaagtacataCAGAGCCGAAGGTATATAGAGATAACTCGATAATTTTTCCGGCCGTAAGTTTTGGTGGGTAATGTGATATAGCATTTACGAGAATAAGATTACATGCTTGCTTTGGTGGTAAATTATACCAGTCGATTTCATAAGAAGCTGGGCCAATTTGACTACACTGGTGAAAGAATATAGCAACAAACAGTGCAATTGTAAAAACATAAATTGAACACGATACATGTACTTGTAAATACCTGTTCGGATAGAACTTCACCTATGTAGcagaatattaatatattgaaaGTGAAAGAAATTAGATAAACGAAATACGTTGATATTGCGACGGTATCATTATTTTGCCATTCCTAGAAATACGGTAACATCGATAATCACTTTacacaattttaacgaaatcgATATGTTAATTTTTTACCCTTAAGCAATAATATTCGAGCAAACATATAACCAATGTAGATTCCACGATCTGCGTCAAACATATTTCGCTCAAAGCTTTCTCAACGTTCTTAGTGAAcctaaaatattcatttttgtgTATTATACAATAGGTAGGAGGAATCGGTAACTCTTACTTCAGAATCTTAGCGTGATCTCGAATAACGATGTCCAATAGCTTAAGACGCGATTCTTGCTCCTTCTTTTCGACGAAATCTTCCAATCGTGCTAACTGTACTTGAATCTGTCCACAAATATGTGTTACAAATATTACGGCCAAACTGAACGCGCCCACCGTAACACTGTATCTTATGAAGGCGGAAAAACACTGAATAGAATATATGATTTCATAGTTTGGACTAGATTGAGTATCGAAGAATGCATCGTAGCCAGGATAAATCAATGGCTTTACGGTTTGATTTCCTTTCATGCGCCCTTTGGACAAGAATGGCATCACAGTATAAAACGCTAATCCAGCGCTGTAAAGAAAAACGGCGCACAAAGTGCTGAGATTTCTACTGAaggaagcgttccttaacatgaTGATACGATGAGTTGGATCATCGACCATTTTCCAGTCTCTTTCAACGTGAACGATGCAGCGTTTGAAAATTGGTCCCTTGAAAACGAGGTAACAGTATTTAATCGTGGATGCGAGACTGAAGCTTGTTGGGCCGAGTAACTTCATTCTGATATACAGGTTCTTTTCTTCGAAAAGGATGTAACGACCAGGAGGTACGAGAGCGAACAATAAATCGGAGAACCATGTTATTAgtaaaacgatcgaaacaattttctccaATTTGCTGGTACCACTGTAAACGAGTGGCCAAATACCAATCAGTTTCAATACCCATCGACACATTTCTAGAGTATaatttatatcatttttataatgAGAGTTCAAATGCTCGATAATTCGGTTGTGTGATCGATCACCCATCGCGACAATTTCGATTCACGTTGGAAACAGAAAGGCGCAGAGTGAAGTTGCGGGATAATGTCAGAACGCAAGCGCGTCAATGTGATTACACAAGTATTGTATATTGCATGTGAGTTAGCAGCAACACGGAAGTAAGTAATTGGTCGATGGTAGTAAGAGATTTTTTGTACCGTCTATATTTACAGACTAGATCGAATAATGATGAAAAAGACAAGACTCGGAATCTATGGTTAGAGGTAGTTCAACCGTGCGTTCGAATATTTCACTCGTACATTTCTACCATAGCTCGATTCAatcggtaaattttattatcaCAGTATTTTTCgtacattattttaatttatcgtaaGCCTGGTTGCCTGTTTATTTCATATTCATTCAAATGATCCTTCAAGTAACGGCAGTTGTGTTATTTTTGTAATCCTAACATTACGTACAATGAGAATCTCTCATAGTATTCTTCATTTACTTTTTATCATATAAAAATGTACATAAGCCAGAaatatgtaaacaaaatttaccatggattaatattttgtataaatccATGTAAAATACTCACGTTTTAAGTGTTTAAAGTTTATTCGAATTGCAAAATCTATTGTGAGATGTTTAGacataatgtattatataaaagTAAAACGTTATTTTAAACGCATTGTGTTAACGAAAAGTGTAAATAGTAAAAGTGCATAATGGTTGACGCTTACATTTTTCGTGGAGTTGTTTAaaatagttttagcagttttgtAAGAGAGACATTAAGAAGACAAGATAAGGGCTTTGATCAGATCTTTATCTTCTTGTTAAGTACATTGATTATCGATGATCGATGATATTCAAAAGGGACAGACTAGATTTGCATCCCAGGTCGCGTGTATACAGTGGAAAATCAGGCGTTTCACGAAGTGTAATACATGGATTCTTCGATTGCGTTCATGAGGCAAGGTGAGAAAGTAATTATTTTGCCGAAattgaaactcggaattttgattgtactttttaaatttaactaTTGAATGGAAATTAGCAAATCTTAATCTTTACATGCGTTAGTTGCGCGTGATTATAAAACTGGACGCGATGGAGGAAAAATAACACTGTCCGACACGATTTTAAGCCTTTCATAACCGGTGACTGATTCTTGTAGAGCCACACACCCCAAATCAGAATCCGGAAGTcatattttcaacaaaaatgaGATATTGCGTAGTTCCTCTgcagaatttttgtattttgacGAAAAATTCTGTACCTAGGACAAAAAGTTTACCCTGGATCGGATTCAGCAGACATTTCTAAAGAAGCAACTCCCTGGCAAAAGTGTGGGAACGACTTACCTTTCGAGCAGGACGAGAAAATATTCATCGACAACACGTGTACAGTGGTTTGCCATCTGGTCCCTGCTACTCACTTGTTTCGATTCGACAGGGCCGTGACTATGGGTAACCAATGCCGAGAGTTAGGTTCAATGCGGCATTCACTATGAACTTTCTTCTAATACTTCAGggctctttccttttttctaatATATTTCTGTAAATACCAATCATTAAACTATGATGTACtccttaatcaatttcaattaacagaaATTCCATTAATGtgatattctaagttcgcagccaattagctcggtactacccgcgacgaatacttatcgttcgtcgcgaataataccgattaccaggtctcaccacgcggaggttgctgcgagcggagacccggagggagatagatggaatcaaagttccatcgatctccctcgatacgcggtacaaacgaaattactaaactccagagatagaaggaatcaatgttccttcgatctcctcgtttagttctgccgagcaataacattatggaaaaatgaggcaaaattgggaaagacgcgacgcgaaccgtggagttgttcctactagttcggtcccgtttcccctcagtgggc carries:
- the LOC143151674 gene encoding odorant receptor 13a-like; translated protein: MHYRPRNIAADFLNNSNYENDINYVLQMCRWVLKFLGIWPLVYSRTSKVEKVISVALLITCFSDLLFSLIPPGCYIIFEENSMNTRVKLLGPVGFCLSSTLKYCYLVLKGKVFAQCIVHVERDWRIVDNTKHRNIMLKHASISRNLIALCATFLCTGGMSFQIMTQFFSKGKIKGNYTARPMMYPGYDTLFDTQSSPTYEIIFTIHCFSGFIKYGVTTAAFSLAVIFVTHICGQIRIQIARLEYLVKSKLTKGTHRDPLANIVRDHVEVLRFSRYIEEALREICLAEIVESTLIICLLEYYCLMEWENSDAIAIITYFILLTSFIFNILIFCYIGETLTEECSQIGPASYEVEWYKLAPKEACDLILLSTVSLYPPKLTAGKIFELSLCTFGSVLQTSVVYLNLLRTVSN
- the LOC143151311 gene encoding odorant receptor 10-like, with the protein product MRDRSHNRIVQVQNSQYENDINYTVAMCRWVLKMLGVWPLVYNRTSKFEKFFSFVILITFLSNLMIALIPPFRYVLFVEKNLYIRVKLIGPVGFCLLSTIKYLYLVVKGTVFRHCIAHVENDWKMVDNARNRTIMLKHSNISRKLITLCAAFLYTGGVSYNTVSQFLSKGRVKGNTTSRPLTYPGYDAFLDVQSSPNYEIIYSIQCLAAFIRYTVTTATFSLAVIFVTHICGQIQVQIARLEDFVEKKNEKESRLKLLDIVIRDHGEILRFAKIVEAALRELCLTQLVESTLLICLLEYLCLKEWQNTFAMSTYVLYLISFTFIIMIFCHIGEILSEQCSQIGPASYEIDWYTLPAKKACNIILMNAISLYPPKLTAGKMIKLSLYTFGSVLQTSVVYLNLLRTVTT
- the LOC143151229 gene encoding odorant receptor 10-like, whose protein sequence is MGDRSHNRIIEHLNSHYKNDINYTLEMCRWVLKLIGIWPLVYSGTSKLEKIVSIVLLITWFSDLLFALVPPGRYILFEEKNLYIRMKLLGPTSFSLASTIKYCYLVFKGPIFKRCIVHVERDWKMVDDPTHRIIMLRNASFSRNLSTLCAVFLYSAGLAFYTVMPFLSKGRMKGNQTVKPLIYPGYDAFFDTQSSPNYEIIYSIQCFSAFIRYSVTVGAFSLAVIFVTHICGQIQVQLARLEDFVEKKEQESRLKLLDIVIRDHAKILKFTKNVEKALSEICLTQIVESTLVICLLEYYCLREWQNNDTVAISTYFVYLISFTFNILIFCYIGEVLSEQCSQIGPASYEIDWYNLPPKQACNLILVNAISHYPPKLTAGKIIELSLYTFGSVLQTSIVYLNLLRTVTT
- the LOC143151185 gene encoding odorant receptor 4-like, with product MIVTVPVQNGNAAKPLNLNYEKDIVHVLKHSRWILNTLGIWPSLLKGARRFQSNIVFGICNSVLFFAIVPCLLYIAFEVKDKMLQLKLFGFQIFCLITVLKYWALTMRRPKIEDCIEQMQTDWKQVELFRDRELMLKYGNMSRNLTIICLVFVYTGGSIYHTVLPYAIGTYIDENNRTIRPLVYPTYSALIDVQKSPVYELVYVVHCMCGYVIYSVTISVCGLAALFATHICGQIEIALSRLDNLVDREQNSNPRGRLIEIIEHHLRTLRFSAKVEVILQEVCFLEFLSSTCVICMVEYYCIMDWEEGNTIGLTTYTLILISLTFNIFILCYIGELLMEKSSSIGISCFTIDWYNLPVETIRSLVLIIAISSSPAKISAGGVLDLNLDTFGKVLKTSLAYLSFLRTAIA